The genome window TTGAGTTCCGGGAGCGAGAGGGATTCGATAAACCCGATCGTTGCGTCCCCACTGGCAATCGTGTGGGCGACCTGTTGGCTATTGCCCGTCGTGATGGCAAACCGGACTCCGGGGTGTGTGTCGGTGAGGTGGGCAATCCAGCGCGGAATGTAGTGATCGGTGATGGTCTGGCTGGCAGCGGCCCGAATAATGTGGTGAGTAGGGTCTTTGTCGAAGGAGACAGTGTCCGCCAAGCTGTTCGCGCTGCGGATGACGTCGCGGGCGTGGTTAATAAATTCCCTGCCTTGGGGCGTGGGGTGGGTGCCCCGTGGTGTGCGGCTGACCAGGGTGAAGCCCAGAATAGATTCGGCGCTGCGCACCCGCTCAGAGACACCTTGCTGAGTCATCCCCATCTGCCGCGCCGCCGCACCGAGGGACCCCGTATCGGCGATAGCGACCAGTATTTCCAAGGTGCGGAGATCGGGGATATGAGCAAGTGACATGGGCCCATCCTAGGGTACTTGTGACAGTCACAGGAAATACTTGTGACTACCCAAAGAAATAGTGTCTGTTCAGGCTAAATGATGATGCATAGGCTCGTTGCTATGACCATGACTGCTACAGAAACCGCCTCGGCCGAGCCCGTGTCCTCCCGCCTTCGACCAGCCCGTCCCCACCCTGGCTCGTCCGGTCCTCGTCGGCAGCCTGCCATCGTCCCACCGGCCGGCCCCGCCTGGTTCGGTTCGATTATGGGTACCGGGATTCTCGCTAACCTTTTGGTCTCTGTCGCATTACCGCGGTTTGGGGAAGGTAGCTTTCTTGCCGACGCCACTCTGACGGCAGCTGCAGTCGTCCTGGTCATCGGCTGGATCGCGTTTGTTGGCCTGACTGTGGGGTTCGTCGGGCGGTGTCTCCGTCAGTTTAAGGTTTTCCATCAGTCGATCGTCCACCCTGAGCAATGTACGGCTTGGGGAATGGTGTCGATGGGGATACTCTCTCTTGGCTCAGCTACCCCCATTGTTCTTGATGAGCTCACCAGCTCCGGGGCCGGATCTCACAACTCGGCTGCGAATCCGATCCAGTGGCTAGCACGTGCCCAAGGCCTCGGGTGGAGTATTGATCTCACCTTCTGGTGGATCGGCACCATCCTCGGCATCGTGACAGCCTTTGGCTTCGCGCTGGTAGTCGTGCGAAATCGCTGGTCCGAGCCGCGTCCGGTGTGGGGGCTGCCCATCGTTCCGCCGATGGTGTCTGCAACAACGGGTGCAAGCCAGCTGTCCCATATTTCGACGATGTCACTTCGTATGACCATGCTGATCGTGAGCGTCGGCTGTTTCTTCGTTGCCCTGACCCTTGGAGCCATCATTTTTGTTGTGGCCTATGAACATGCGTGGCGACGCTCACCACTGCCGCTGGCAGCGTCTGCCTCGGCGTGGATTCCCCTCGGTATCGTTGGCCAATCCACGGCTGCAGCTCAAGCTATTGCCCACCAGATCGACGCTGTGATTACTCCG of Corynebacterium kroppenstedtii DSM 44385 contains these proteins:
- a CDS encoding TDT family transporter — its product is MTMTATETASAEPVSSRLRPARPHPGSSGPRRQPAIVPPAGPAWFGSIMGTGILANLLVSVALPRFGEGSFLADATLTAAAVVLVIGWIAFVGLTVGFVGRCLRQFKVFHQSIVHPEQCTAWGMVSMGILSLGSATPIVLDELTSSGAGSHNSAANPIQWLARAQGLGWSIDLTFWWIGTILGIVTAFGFALVVVRNRWSEPRPVWGLPIVPPMVSATTGASQLSHISTMSLRMTMLIVSVGCFFVALTLGAIIFVVAYEHAWRRSPLPLAASASAWIPLGIVGQSTAAAQAIAHQIDAVITPAGQQWVQAAANLYGQVILACGIPLIAYAAFCTIRGFAGRMPFSPSWWALTFPVGTLCLGSHLLSHGTGWEWMNWVSLGFLVLLTLHWLTASAGTVKALSGKVFATA